One part of the Sphingobacterium sp. LZ7M1 genome encodes these proteins:
- a CDS encoding CofH family radical SAM protein, with protein MNVNKLLERALNFDFLTKEEGIFLYKEAATADLAFVANELRKIQVPHGKVTWQIDRNVNTTNVCIANCKFCNFFRRPGHEESYITDIETYKQKIEETFRYGGDQLLLQGGHHPDLGLSFYTNLFKQLKELYPALKLHSLGPPEIAHVAKLEGMSHLEVLTAMKEAGLDSLPGAGAEILNDRVRRLISKGKCGGQEWLDVMRAAHKINLPTSATMMFGHIETIEERFEHLVWIREVQSEKPADAYGFIAFIPWPFQDDGTLLKRLRGITNDVTADEYIRMIALSRIMLPNVKNIQASWLTVGKQTAQICLHSGANDFGSIMIEENVVSAAGAPHRFTSKSIQDAIIEAGFEPQLRTQTYRFRELPEQMEEQVINY; from the coding sequence ATGAATGTAAACAAACTGTTAGAACGTGCCTTGAACTTTGACTTCTTGACAAAAGAAGAAGGCATTTTCTTATATAAAGAAGCGGCAACTGCAGACCTTGCTTTTGTAGCCAACGAACTGCGTAAGATTCAAGTTCCCCATGGTAAGGTAACTTGGCAGATTGACAGGAACGTGAATACGACCAACGTATGTATCGCTAACTGCAAATTCTGTAATTTCTTCAGACGCCCAGGCCATGAAGAAAGTTACATTACGGACATTGAAACCTATAAGCAGAAAATCGAAGAAACGTTCCGCTATGGTGGTGATCAATTACTGTTGCAAGGTGGACATCACCCTGATCTAGGATTGAGTTTCTACACCAACCTATTCAAACAATTAAAAGAACTTTACCCAGCCCTGAAGCTGCACTCCTTAGGTCCTCCCGAAATTGCCCACGTTGCAAAATTGGAAGGCATGAGCCATCTTGAAGTCCTGACGGCCATGAAAGAGGCCGGTCTTGACTCCTTGCCAGGTGCTGGTGCAGAAATATTGAATGACCGAGTACGCAGATTAATCTCTAAAGGTAAATGTGGCGGACAGGAATGGTTGGATGTCATGCGTGCTGCCCATAAAATCAACTTGCCAACTTCAGCAACCATGATGTTCGGTCATATTGAGACCATCGAAGAACGCTTTGAGCATTTGGTATGGATCCGTGAGGTACAAAGCGAAAAACCTGCCGATGCCTATGGATTCATCGCATTTATCCCTTGGCCATTCCAGGATGACGGAACCTTATTGAAACGCCTTCGTGGCATCACCAATGATGTAACGGCAGATGAATACATCAGGATGATCGCCCTAAGCAGAATTATGCTCCCTAACGTCAAGAATATCCAAGCTTCTTGGTTAACCGTCGGAAAGCAGACTGCACAAATCTGTCTTCATTCTGGTGCTAACGATTTTGGATCCATCATGATTGAAGAGAATGTAGTTTCCGCTGCTGGTGCTCCCCACAGGTTCACTTCAAAATCCATTCAGGATGCAATCATTGAAGCTGGATTTGAACCTCAACTTAGAACACAGACCTATAGGTTCAGGGAATTACCAGAACAGATGGAAGAACAGGTTATTAATTATTAA
- a CDS encoding SRPBCC domain-containing protein, whose protein sequence is MSHDIIHIERTYPISTAALWQAMTDKQKLKDWFFDIPNFSTEVGAQFEFSKVERQEKDFHQCQVLEVKPEELFKFTWRHPKQKKGNSVITWRFIPRRGATTLHLTHEGLEHFRDAGEQFSQERFESGWERILGDSLTKFIEKL, encoded by the coding sequence ATGAGCCACGACATTATCCATATTGAACGTACATACCCAATTTCTACAGCTGCATTATGGCAGGCTATGACCGATAAGCAAAAGTTAAAGGACTGGTTCTTTGATATCCCTAATTTCAGTACGGAGGTTGGTGCCCAATTTGAGTTTTCAAAGGTTGAAAGGCAGGAAAAGGATTTTCACCAATGCCAAGTTTTGGAGGTAAAACCGGAGGAACTATTTAAGTTTACTTGGCGCCATCCAAAGCAAAAAAAAGGGAATTCAGTTATTACTTGGAGGTTTATTCCAAGGAGGGGAGCAACCACTTTGCATTTGACCCATGAAGGTTTGGAACATTTCAGAGATGCCGGAGAACAATTTTCCCAAGAACGTTTTGAGTCGGGTTGGGAAAGGATCTTGGGTGATTCACTAACAAAATTTATCGAAAAA